The stretch of DNA GGTTGATCGCGACGGACTATTCGCGGCGATCAGGCGCGCAGCGATTTTCTCAAACGAGCGCTATCACGGCGTGAAGTTCTCGCTCGCGCCGGGCTTGCTTACGGTTTCATCGACCAGCCCCGAAACCGGGGAAGCGAGCGAGTCGATCGACGTTGATTTCAAGGGCGAGGAATTTTCGATTGGCTTCAACTCGAGCTACGTGCAGCAAGCCCTAGGCGTCGTGCCGTCCGGCGCAGAAGTAGAGTTCGGCCTGTCCGACGACGTAAGCCCCGGCGTAATGCACACGCCCTCCGACTCGAAATACACCTACGTAGTAATGCCGATGCGTCTGTAATCCGCCTGACGCGGAGCGGAATCCAGAAACGACCTAACCTCTAACCCCTTCCCGCACGGGAAGGGGAACTGGCGGTGCTCCTCGACGGCGGTCTAATGAATATCCGATTAGGCCATAAAAAAGAGACCAGACGACAGCGTTAAGCAATTCGATGCCAGTACACCTCAGGCGACAGGATTTCTGAATCTCACTTGGAAGGCGGTCCCACCTTTACCAGGACATCCTTGTTGCGTAGTTCCGGTTCCTGTTCCCATGGAAAGGTTTGTTCGGTCAGTACGACCTGAACCGGAAAGCTCATATCCTCGAGATCGCGGCGGCGCGTTATCAGCCAGCCCACGTTGTTCTGCGCGACGGCTTTGCTGAGATCGTCTTTGTGAGCGTATATCGGGATTGGTTTCGGCGGATTTAGATAAAAGAGCGGTCCGAGGGTGTTGTAGAACACGATCTGATCGGTCTTGCCGCCGGTCTCCTGGAGCACGCGCAGCCCGAATGGCTTCTCACCGCGATATGCGTCCGCCGCGGGCATCGCAAAGATGAAGATGTAAACCATCGCGAGATAGGCGATGATGCTGGTCGAGATTGCGATTCGACGCGGCGTTATTTTGCCTATTACGTAGAGCGCCGATGCGACCGAGATCATCCAGAGCACTACGATAACCGCGCGTGCCGGCGCCGGCGGCAGCAAGGCAAGATGGCCCGGGAGGAGATGCTGCGGCGGCATCGTCATCCAGATCGAAGCCGCGCTCGCCGCCGCGATTAATCCGTAGCCGAACTTGATCAGGAACGCCGCAATCTTCGATCGCAGCTCGCCCGGATAGGCGAGAGTCCGCGCCACGAGCATCGCCGCCCCCGGCAGGATCGGCAGCAGATAATAGCTGCGGCGCGAGCCGGACAGCGTATAGAAAACGAAGGTCGCCCAGAAATACACCAGCGCGAAACGATCGCTGCGCGCAGGCTCCGCCTGTTCGCCGCGCAGATGATGCGTCTCGACCAGAGCCGCCGGCAACAGCACCGACCACGGCGCCATCAGCGCGAAGATCACGTACACGTAGAGGTAAACCGGCCCGCGATGGTCGAACGGGTGGAAGAATCGCACCACGTTCTCGCGATAAACCATCGCAAGTCCCTTGTCCGATCCCATGATGAGATTCGAAATCTGAAACGGTAAGGAATAGATCGCCGCACCGACCGCGATCGCGACGATCGACTTCCAGTTGAAAAGCCATCGGTTGTTCTCGATGACCCAGTTGATGCGCCGCGCAAGGCTGCCCTTGAGAAGTCCGTCGCCCAGCACCGCCCATCCGTTGCGCAGCGAGCAGTAGCTTCCTATCACCAGTATCGGCAGCACGAATCCGAGCAAGCCCTTCGTGAGCGACGTCAGCGCCATCACCACCCAGAGCCCGACGACCCACCATCCATCCTGGCGCTCCTCGTGATGATGAAAGAGCAGCAACGCGCCCAGCTCGCCGGTTAGAGTCTCGACATCGGCCGAAGCGTGCCGCGAAAAAAATACGAAGCTGAAGCTCGTCGCGAGGATAAATCCCGCGAGCACTCCTGTGCGCGAGTCGTAGAGCCGCCGCGTCAGCAGCATCAGCAGAGCAATCGCGCCCAGGCCCGCGATTACGCACGGCACTCGCGCTGCCGCTTCATTGAGGCCGCCGGTGAACGGCGTCGCCATCAGCACCAGCCAATACGAGCCGAGCGGCTTGTCGTAATACACGCGGCCATCGATCGTGGGCCAAAAATAATTGCCCGTGACCATCATCTCGCGCGCAATCTCTGCCCAGCGAAACTCCGAGGCCCAGAGCGCGCGCGCACCGAGCCGGGCAAAGAAAAGAATCGCGGCCATAACCAGCACGATGGCGGCAACCACCAGCCATCGGCGATCGTGGCGTGAAGCGGGAGTCTCAGCGGAAGCAATCGAAGGAGAAGCGGAACTCATCGAGCGCTGATTTTATTGCCACGCGCAGAGCGCCGCTATACACCAGGTCGCGCGTGCGTGGATGCCGTGATAACTTCTTTCTTGAAGGCAACTGAAGCGGTCTAAGCGCCGCGCATCCAACATTCTTCAAGCGAACATTGCCGATGAGCCAGAGTAACGAGCCCGGGCGCAAGCCGAATCGCCTTATCAACGAGCAGAGCCCTTACCTGCACCAGCACGCCTACAATCCCGTCGACTGGTATCCGTGGGGCGAGGAGGCGCTCGCTCGCGCCAAGGCTGAGAACAAACCGATCATGCTCTCGATCGGTTATTCCGCGTGTCATTGGTGCCACGTGATGGAGCGCGAGTCGTTCGAGAACGACGATATCGCCAAGCTCATCAATCAGTACTTCATCCCGATCAAAGTGGATCGGGAGGAGCGGCCCGACCTCGATCAGATTTACATGGACGCGGTGCAGATGATCACCGGGCGCGGCGGATGGCCACTCACGATGTTTCTCGCGCCGGACGGGCGGCCCTTCTTTGGCGGCACCTACTATCCTCCGTCGGATCGCGGTGGCATGCCGGGCTTCCCGCGCGTGCTGCTCGGCATCGCGAAGGCCTACATGGATGGTGCCAAGGAAGTCACCAACAATCTCGAGAAGCTGACCGAGGCTGTAGGCGCTCTCAGTAGTTATCAGCCTGGCGCGGGCGAGCTGAAGCCCGATCTTCCAGCGATCGCGGCGCGCGCGCTCGCGCAGCATTACGACAGTATCAACGGTGGAATCGGTGGCGCGCCGAAATTTCCCAACACCTTCGTGTTTTCGCTCTTCCTGCGCGTATCGCAGATCGACGGCGACGAGAGCCTTGCCGAGGCCGTGCGCAATACGCTCAAGAAGATGGCGCGCGGCGGCGTTTACGATCAGATCGGCGGCGGATTCCATCGCTACAGCGTCGACGAGCGCTGGCTGGTGCCGCATTTCGAGAAGATGCTCTACGACAACGCGCTGCTTGCGCCGCTCTACCTCGACGCCGGCCGCGCGCTCAACGAGCCCGAGTTCCTCGACGTCGCGCGCGAGATCCTCGACTACGTGCTGCGCGAGATGACCAGTCCGGACGGCGGCTTCTACTCGACGCAAGACGCCGATAGCGAAGGCGTCGAAGGCAAGTTCTTCGTCTGGACGCCCGAGGAGGTCGAGGAGGTCGTCGGCGACGATCTCAGCGAAATCGCCGAGCGCTATTTCGATGTCAGCGTCGAAGGCAACTTCGAGGACGCGAACATTCTGCATCGCACGATCGAGCCCGCCGACGCGGCGCGGATGTTCAAGAAGTCCGAAGACGAAATGGCCGACGCGATCAAGGCGCTGCGCAGCAAGCTCTTCGCCGCGCGCGAAAAACGCGTCAAGCCCGGGCGCGACGACAAGATCCTCGTTGCATGGAATGCGATGATGATCTCGGCATTCGCCGCCGGCGCGCGCGCGCTCCACGAGCCGCGCTACCTCGAAGCGGCGAAGCGCGCGATCGACTTCATCATGACGAAGATGTGGGACGGCCACGCGTTCAAGCGCTCCTTCAAGGACGGCGTCGCGCGCTTCAACGCATACCTCGAAGATTACGCGCTGCTTACGTCGGCGATGATCGACGTTTACGAAGCCTCGCTCGACGTGCGTTACATCGAGCGCGCGCGTCAGCTCGCCGAGATCGTCCTGGAGCGCTTTCTCGATCGCGCGCGCGGCGGTTTCTACTTCACCTCCGATGATCACGAACAGCTAATCACGCGTTCCAAGGCCGCCTTCGACGGCTCGACGCCGTCGGGCAACAGCGCGGCGGTGATGGCGCTGCTGAGGCTCTACGGCTACACCGGCGAAGAGCGTTACCGCGCCGAGGCCGAGCGCACGCTGCTCCTGCTGCGGGAGCTTATCGAGAAGCAGCCGTTCGGATTCTCGCACCTGCTCGAGGCCGTCGATCTTTACCAGCGAGGGCCGACCGAAGTTGTTCTGATCGGGGAGCACGGCGATCCGGAGCTCGAACTATGGCTTGAGCGGCTCGCCCTGCTCTACGTTCCGAACCTGGCGCTGTTCGTGATCGATCCAAAAACCCAGGACCGTTTCGTGCCCGAGCCGGCCCGCGGCAAGACGCAGATCGATGGCAAGCTCACCGGGTATGTTTGCCGCGAGCGGGTCTGCACCTCGCCGATGACCACGTACAAGGAACTCGAAAGCGAACTTATCGGCTGACGCGCCGCGCATGATCGACGATCGCGCAGCATCGAAAGACGAGGGTATCCTCGCACCCGTCGCCCCGCCGATCATCGTCAATCGCGCCGGCCGTGCCGCACATCCTCCCTTACGTGTCGTGCTCCTCAACGCCGCCAGCGGCCGCGAGCTCGAGGCAATCGCTGCCTGCCT from Candidatus Binataceae bacterium encodes:
- a CDS encoding glycosyltransferase family 39 protein; the protein is MSSASPSIASAETPASRHDRRWLVVAAIVLVMAAILFFARLGARALWASEFRWAEIAREMMVTGNYFWPTIDGRVYYDKPLGSYWLVLMATPFTGGLNEAAARVPCVIAGLGAIALLMLLTRRLYDSRTGVLAGFILATSFSFVFFSRHASADVETLTGELGALLLFHHHEERQDGWWVVGLWVVMALTSLTKGLLGFVLPILVIGSYCSLRNGWAVLGDGLLKGSLARRINWVIENNRWLFNWKSIVAIAVGAAIYSLPFQISNLIMGSDKGLAMVYRENVVRFFHPFDHRGPVYLYVYVIFALMAPWSVLLPAALVETHHLRGEQAEPARSDRFALVYFWATFVFYTLSGSRRSYYLLPILPGAAMLVARTLAYPGELRSKIAAFLIKFGYGLIAAASAASIWMTMPPQHLLPGHLALLPPAPARAVIVVLWMISVASALYVIGKITPRRIAISTSIIAYLAMVYIFIFAMPAADAYRGEKPFGLRVLQETGGKTDQIVFYNTLGPLFYLNPPKPIPIYAHKDDLSKAVAQNNVGWLITRRRDLEDMSFPVQVVLTEQTFPWEQEPELRNKDVLVKVGPPSK
- a CDS encoding thioredoxin domain-containing protein, which codes for MSQSNEPGRKPNRLINEQSPYLHQHAYNPVDWYPWGEEALARAKAENKPIMLSIGYSACHWCHVMERESFENDDIAKLINQYFIPIKVDREERPDLDQIYMDAVQMITGRGGWPLTMFLAPDGRPFFGGTYYPPSDRGGMPGFPRVLLGIAKAYMDGAKEVTNNLEKLTEAVGALSSYQPGAGELKPDLPAIAARALAQHYDSINGGIGGAPKFPNTFVFSLFLRVSQIDGDESLAEAVRNTLKKMARGGVYDQIGGGFHRYSVDERWLVPHFEKMLYDNALLAPLYLDAGRALNEPEFLDVAREILDYVLREMTSPDGGFYSTQDADSEGVEGKFFVWTPEEVEEVVGDDLSEIAERYFDVSVEGNFEDANILHRTIEPADAARMFKKSEDEMADAIKALRSKLFAAREKRVKPGRDDKILVAWNAMMISAFAAGARALHEPRYLEAAKRAIDFIMTKMWDGHAFKRSFKDGVARFNAYLEDYALLTSAMIDVYEASLDVRYIERARQLAEIVLERFLDRARGGFYFTSDDHEQLITRSKAAFDGSTPSGNSAAVMALLRLYGYTGEERYRAEAERTLLLLRELIEKQPFGFSHLLEAVDLYQRGPTEVVLIGEHGDPELELWLERLALLYVPNLALFVIDPKTQDRFVPEPARGKTQIDGKLTGYVCRERVCTSPMTTYKELESELIG